From Oncorhynchus masou masou isolate Uvic2021 unplaced genomic scaffold, UVic_Omas_1.1 unplaced_scaffold_3127, whole genome shotgun sequence, the proteins below share one genomic window:
- the LOC135534203 gene encoding LOW QUALITY PROTEIN: cysteine--tRNA ligase, cytoplasmic-like (The sequence of the model RefSeq protein was modified relative to this genomic sequence to represent the inferred CDS: inserted 3 bases in 2 codons) — protein MSSSGEFAFDYGFLLHTSEEATATVALNEYLSSRSYLAGFSPSRVDQEVFELLHRPPAPQHVHALRWYRHIAALQRETPGPDSSIKGKRVQHPWSAPAGSNLPKLRLYNSLTRTKTVIIVFVPQNGNKVSWYCCGPTVYDASHMGHARSYISFDILRRILMNYFKYDVFYCMNITDIDDKIIRRARQKYLLEQYREKKPAAAQVLQDVLSARGPFQAKLAETTDPDKKQMLERLDSAVAAALGPLQGAVESKAGEADIQRLAQVLLEKAKDLLSDWLDAQFGSQVTENSIFSLLPKFWEGEYHNDMDALNVLPPDVLTRVSEYCPEIVDFVKKILDNGFGYESNGSVYFDTAKFATSQKHAYGKLVPEAVGDMKALQEGEGDLSVSADQLSEKRSQNDFALWKASKPGEPSWDSPWGKGRPGWHIECSAMAGSILGESMDIHGGGFDLRFPHHDNELAQSEAYFENDHWVRYFLHTGHLTIAGCKMSKSLKNFITIKDALAKNTARQLRLAFLMHSWKDTLDYSSNTMESAVHYEKFLNEFFLNVKDILRAPCDVTGQFEKWEAAEMELNESFYERKAAVHAALCDNVDTRSTMEEMRALVTQSNTYIASRKSSKLQPNRMLMKSIALYLTDMLKTFGAIEGTEPIGFPVGGDGHHVDVNHDMPYLKVLSDFRESVXPREQNVTEVLQLCDVVRNDTLPELGVRLEDHEGLPTVVKLVDKETLLRERNEXKKMEDEKKNKKEEAAKKKQEQELAKLAKMKISPCDMFRSETDKYSSFDETGFPTHDVEGKDLSKGQTKKLRKLHEAQEKLHQEYLQTNQNGC, from the exons ATGTCAAGCTCGGGAGAGTTCG CCTTTGATTATGGCTTCTTGCTGCACACAAGTGAGGAGGCCACAGCCACCGTGGCTCTGAATGAGTACCTGAGCTCCCGCAGCTACCTGGCTGGGTTCAGCCCCTCTCGGGTGGACCAGGAGGTCTTTGAGCTCCTGCACAGGCCCCCGGCCCCGCAGCACGTGCACGCTCTGCGCTGGTACAGGCACATAGCAGCCCTGCAGCGGGAGACCCCCGGCCCAGATAGCAGCA TAAAGGGAAAGAGGGTCCAGCACCCCTGGTCTGCCCCAGCCGGGTCCAACCTGCCAAAGCTGCGACTCTACAACAGCCTCACACGCACCAAG ACTGTTATTATTGTGTTTGTTCCCCAGAATGGAAACAAGGTGTCGTGGTACTGCTGCGGACCCACTGTCTATGATGCCTCTCACATGGGACATGCCAG ATCTTACATATCTTTTGATATCCTCCGACGGATTCTGATGAACTATTTCAAATATGACGTGTTCTACTGCATGAACATTACTGACATAGATGACAAG ATCATCAGGCGGGCCAGACAGAAGTACCTTCTGGAACAGTACAGAGAGAAGAAGCCAGCGGCTGCCCAGGTACTGCAGGATGTCCTTAGTGCCAGAGGG CCCTTCCAGGCCAAGCTGGCCGAGACCACAGACCCAGACAAGAAACAGATGCTGGAGAGGCTGGACTCTGCCGTCGCTGCTGCTCTGGGACCCCTGCAGGGGGCGGTGGAGAGCAAGGCTGGGGAGGCTGACATACAACGCCTGGCTCAG GTGTTACTGGAGAAGGCCAAAGACCTGCTGTCTGATTGGTTGGATGCTCAATTTGGCAGTCAGGTGACCGAGAACTCCATCTTCTCTCTTCTTCCAAAGTTCTGGGAAGGGGAGTACCACAACGACATGGACGCCTTGAAT GTCCTTCCCCCAGACGTACTCACCCGCGTCAGCGAGTACTGCCCAGAGATCGTGGACTTTGTGAAGAAGATCCTAGACAATGGCTTCGG GTACGAATCCAACGGTTCAGTTTATTTTGACACAGCCAAGTTTGCCACCAGCCAGAAGCACGCGTACGGCAAGCTGGTACCTGAGGCGGTCGGTGACATGAAAGCTCTGCAGGAGGGAGAGG GAGATCTGAGTGTCTCAGCAGACCAGCTCAGTGAGAAGAGGTCGCAGAATGACTTTGCCCTGTGGAAGGCCTCTAAGCCGGGGGAGCCGTCCTGGGACTCACCCTGGGGAAAGGGTCGGCCTGGCTGGCATATCGAATGTTCCGCTATGGCTGGTTCCATCTTGGGAGAGTCCATGGACATCCACGGGGGAGGGTTTGACCTCCGATTCCCCCATCACGATAACGAGTTGGCTCAGTCCGAG GCTTACTTTGAGAACGACCACTGGGTTCGCTACTTCCTGCACACTGGTCACCTGACCATCGCAGGCTGCAAGATGTCCAAATCTCTCAAGAACTTCATCACCATCAAGGATGCCCTGGCGAAGAACACAG CTCGGCAGCTCCGTCTAGCCTTCCTGATGCATTCCTGGAAGGACACCCTGGATTACTCCTCCAACACCATGGAGTCGGCTGTCCACTACGAGAAATTCCTGAAT GAGTTTTTCCTCAACGTCAAAGACATTCTCCGAGCTCCCTGTGACGTCACCGGACAGTTTGAGAAATGGGAGGCAGCAGAGATGGAGCTCAAcgagag tTTCTATGAGAGGAAGGCAGCAGTCCACGCGGCGCTGTGTGACAACGTGGACACGCGCAGCAccatggaggagatgagggcgcTGGTAACCCAGAGCAACACCTACATAGCCAGTAGGAAGAGCTCCAAGCTGCAGCCCAACCGCATGCTGATGAAGAGCATCGCTCTCTACCTGACTGACATGCTCAAG ACCTTTGGGGCCATTGAAGGGACCGAGCCTATTGGATTCCCAGTGGGAGGAGATGGTCACCATGTGGATGTAA ACCACGATATGCCCTATCTGAAGGTGCTGTCAGACTTCAGAGAATCTGT ACCCAGAGAACAGAATG TGACAGAGGTTCTACAGCTGTGTGACGTGGTCCGTAATGACACCTTACCTGAGCTGGGGGTGCGTCTAGAAGACCATGAAG GCCTTCCCACTGTGGTGAAGCTGGTGGACAAAGAGACCCTGCTGAGGGAGAGGAATG AAAAAAAGATGGAGGACgagaagaagaacaagaaggAGGAGGCTGCCAAGAAGAAGCAGGAGCAGGAG TTGGCCAAACTGGCGAAGATGAAAATCTCCCCGTGCGATATGTTCCGCTCTGAAACCGACAAGTATTCCAGCTTTGACGAGACG GGTTTCCCCACGCATGACGTGGAGGGGAAGGATCTCAGTAAGGGACAGACCAAGAAGCTGCGGAAACTCCACGAGGCCCAGGAGAAACTGCACCAAGAGTATCTCCAGACCAATCAAAATGGCTGCTGA